One Gemmatimonadaceae bacterium DNA window includes the following coding sequences:
- a CDS encoding HAMP domain-containing sensor histidine kinase, translated as MTLRTRLGLGIVSITIILLVPLLLALRSLETVHGITRSLRDREFAGSLQLGRFRQVTDDIKRTEDALLFVHDEASLARMKRNLDALAAIGDSLDRYKLSPPGETRTAILALRAATDAEYAAAAGGNSTAAEDISAQRTRPAMQTIERIIAQTEAKLREETRDKAQQTAEATVDAQRTAAGSLAIALLLATLIAIWLTRSISRPVHDLEKGMRAVADGDFTHRLPMAESRSDEFGRLAGSYQRMASQLAELDKLKAEFVSVASHELKTPINVIVGYLELLQENIYGELNPKQREICVTLGKQAQTLTRLVKRLLDISRFEAGGGKLERRQIGLDRFLHAFESSFQVLALQREISFRVVRGDDLPGHVLWDEDRINEVLGNLLSNAFKFTDRGGTVELAVEGVDNEVSITVRDSGAGIPPEQLPHIFEKFYQANNQAQSSARGTGLGLAIAREIVEAHGGTISVSSSIGVGTTFTITLPVRAVVTRRTPFRRTPPVVEEVA; from the coding sequence ATGACGCTGCGAACCAGGCTTGGGCTCGGGATCGTATCGATCACGATAATTCTGCTTGTTCCGTTGCTGCTGGCGCTCCGATCGCTGGAGACGGTGCACGGAATTACGCGAAGCCTGCGCGATCGCGAGTTTGCCGGCTCGCTGCAGCTCGGCCGGTTCCGTCAGGTCACCGACGACATCAAACGAACCGAAGACGCGCTGTTGTTCGTGCATGACGAGGCCAGTCTCGCGCGCATGAAGCGCAATCTCGACGCGCTCGCGGCGATTGGCGATTCTCTCGACAGATACAAGCTCAGCCCACCAGGCGAGACTCGAACGGCAATTCTCGCGCTCCGGGCCGCAACCGACGCGGAATACGCTGCGGCCGCGGGAGGCAACAGCACTGCGGCGGAGGACATCTCGGCGCAGCGAACGCGGCCCGCGATGCAGACAATCGAGCGCATCATCGCTCAGACGGAAGCCAAGCTCCGTGAAGAAACGCGTGACAAGGCGCAGCAGACTGCGGAGGCCACCGTCGACGCACAGAGAACTGCCGCGGGCTCACTTGCAATCGCCCTTCTCCTGGCCACGCTGATCGCGATCTGGCTCACGCGCTCGATCAGCCGGCCTGTACACGACCTGGAAAAGGGAATGAGGGCGGTGGCGGACGGCGACTTCACGCACCGGCTTCCGATGGCGGAGAGCCGGTCCGACGAGTTCGGACGCCTTGCCGGCAGCTATCAGAGAATGGCATCACAGCTCGCTGAGCTCGACAAGCTAAAAGCCGAGTTCGTATCCGTCGCGTCTCACGAGCTGAAGACACCGATAAACGTGATCGTCGGCTATCTGGAGCTCCTTCAGGAGAACATTTACGGTGAGCTGAATCCGAAGCAGCGCGAGATCTGTGTCACGCTCGGAAAACAGGCACAGACACTGACACGCCTCGTGAAGCGCCTGCTCGATATCAGCAGGTTCGAAGCTGGCGGCGGAAAGCTCGAGCGTCGGCAGATAGGCCTCGACAGGTTCCTCCACGCGTTCGAGTCGTCGTTCCAGGTTCTGGCGCTTCAGAGGGAGATTTCATTCCGCGTTGTTCGAGGGGACGATCTGCCCGGGCACGTGCTGTGGGACGAGGATCGCATAAACGAGGTGCTGGGTAACCTTCTCTCGAATGCGTTCAAGTTCACGGATCGTGGTGGAACCGTCGAGCTCGCCGTCGAGGGCGTGGACAACGAGGTTTCGATCACAGTGAGGGATTCCGGCGCCGGTATCCCGCCGGAGCAGCTTCCACATATCTTCGAGAAGTTCTACCAGGCGAACAACCAGGCTCAGTCCTCCGCGCGCGGAACGGGTTTAGGCTTGGCGATTGCAAGGGAAATAGTCGAAGCCCACGGAGGAACTATTTCGGTATCGAGCAGTATCGGCGTTGGTACCACGTTCACGATCACACTGCCTGTCCGGGCCGTGGTGACGCGCAGAACACCGTTCCGCCGCACGCCCCCCGTCGTGGAGGAAGTCGCTTGA
- the recG gene encoding ATP-dependent DNA helicase RecG — MSEGERRTEPSGKLYLDMPVTYLKGVGPRRAEALRRLGIVTARDLLFHVPHRYEDASTVSPIASLEPGMDATIIGRVVSKGIIPTRRRLRIFQAVVRDDTGIIEAAWPGQPFLDRTIAKDDTLLLTGTVRFFHGRQLQPREHVNLGQETGDLIEGRVLSVYPATEGLSFKVIRGIIDAQLDALLRSVSEYLPAEILRAASVPPLAEALSMVHRPKSIAEAMRGRARLAFEELLFVHILHRRGNALARAARSGIAFRNRRDLTSSLKKNLPYRLTAAQNRAIREIFVDMCSDRKMHRLLQGDVGSGKTIVGLFAALLAMENGYQAAIMAPTELLVEQHYGTLSRLLAPLEIQPLLLTGGMTTRDRSRAARVIGSTAPALVIGTHALVQESTSFGRLGFALIDEQHRFGVEHRALLAAKGERPDVLLMSATPIPRSLALTVYGDLDVSTLDERPAGRQPVTTVIRPEKGRDKVLEFVRRATDEGRQAYVVYPVIEESEKIDLKAATTMFQRLSEGPFAGKLVALLHGRISTTERDATMRAFRDGLIDVLVATTVIEVGIDVPNATVVLIEHPERFGLSQLHQLRGRVGRGAEASYCILLGDYGPDSAERLRIFAGTEDGFEIARADLRIRGMGNLFGEEQSGLPSFRVADPIRDEALNIVAREQAERLLAEDPELESRANEGIRRVLSSRYSRALQLFRVG, encoded by the coding sequence TTGAGCGAGGGTGAGCGGCGGACGGAGCCGTCCGGCAAGCTGTACCTCGACATGCCTGTCACGTATCTCAAGGGCGTCGGCCCGAGGCGCGCCGAGGCGCTTCGCAGGCTCGGGATTGTCACGGCGCGCGACCTTCTCTTTCATGTCCCGCACCGCTACGAGGACGCGAGCACGGTGAGCCCGATTGCATCGCTCGAGCCCGGCATGGATGCGACCATCATCGGCCGTGTCGTATCCAAGGGGATTATTCCAACGCGCCGACGGCTGCGAATATTTCAGGCTGTCGTCCGCGACGATACAGGCATCATCGAGGCCGCGTGGCCTGGCCAGCCTTTCCTAGACCGCACTATCGCGAAAGACGACACGCTGCTCCTCACCGGCACCGTCCGGTTTTTTCACGGACGGCAGCTCCAGCCGCGCGAGCACGTGAACCTTGGCCAGGAGACCGGCGACCTCATCGAAGGTCGCGTTCTCTCCGTTTACCCCGCGACTGAAGGCCTCTCGTTCAAAGTCATCAGGGGGATAATCGATGCGCAGCTCGATGCGTTGCTGCGCTCGGTAAGCGAGTATCTACCCGCTGAAATCCTTCGGGCGGCCTCGGTGCCGCCGCTCGCGGAAGCGCTCAGCATGGTTCATCGCCCGAAGTCGATTGCCGAAGCAATGCGCGGCCGGGCGCGGCTGGCGTTCGAGGAGCTGCTCTTCGTCCATATCCTCCATCGTCGCGGTAATGCTCTCGCGCGCGCAGCACGGAGCGGCATTGCGTTTCGCAACCGCCGCGACCTGACGAGCAGTCTCAAGAAAAATCTTCCGTACCGTCTCACCGCGGCGCAGAACAGGGCAATCCGCGAGATCTTTGTCGACATGTGCAGCGACCGGAAGATGCATCGGCTGCTGCAGGGCGATGTCGGCAGCGGAAAGACAATTGTCGGGCTCTTTGCGGCGCTGCTTGCGATGGAAAATGGATACCAGGCGGCCATCATGGCCCCCACCGAGCTTCTCGTCGAGCAGCACTACGGAACGCTCTCGCGGCTCCTTGCTCCTCTCGAGATTCAACCGCTCCTGTTGACAGGAGGCATGACGACACGCGACAGGTCGCGCGCGGCGCGAGTAATCGGTTCGACAGCGCCCGCACTCGTCATCGGCACACATGCCCTGGTTCAGGAGAGCACGTCGTTTGGCCGTCTTGGATTTGCTCTGATCGACGAGCAGCACCGGTTCGGCGTCGAGCATCGCGCCCTGCTTGCAGCGAAGGGCGAGCGGCCCGACGTCCTCCTGATGAGTGCGACGCCGATACCCCGTTCCCTCGCTCTCACGGTTTACGGCGATCTGGACGTCAGCACGCTCGACGAGCGGCCGGCTGGACGGCAGCCGGTCACGACGGTCATCAGGCCCGAAAAGGGACGCGACAAGGTTCTCGAGTTCGTGCGGCGCGCGACCGACGAAGGCAGGCAGGCGTACGTCGTATATCCGGTGATCGAGGAGTCCGAGAAGATCGATCTCAAAGCCGCAACAACCATGTTTCAGCGGCTCTCCGAGGGCCCGTTTGCGGGGAAGCTCGTTGCGCTCCTGCACGGGCGGATTTCAACGACGGAGCGCGACGCGACGATGCGCGCGTTCCGCGATGGGTTGATAGATGTTCTCGTGGCGACGACAGTAATCGAGGTCGGCATCGACGTCCCGAATGCGACGGTCGTGCTGATCGAGCATCCCGAGCGGTTCGGATTGTCGCAGCTGCATCAGCTCCGCGGACGCGTCGGCCGCGGGGCCGAAGCATCGTACTGCATCCTTCTCGGCGACTACGGTCCCGACTCGGCGGAGCGGCTGCGGATTTTCGCCGGGACCGAGGACGGATTCGAGATTGCGCGAGCGGACCTTCGGATTCGCGGCATGGGGAATCTCTTCGGAGAAGAGCAGAGCGGATTACCGTCGTTCAGAGTCGCCGATCCAATTCGCGACGAAGCATTGAACATTGTCGCGAGAGAGCAAGCCGAGCGGCTCCTGGCAGAGGATCCGGAGCTTGAATCTCGAGCGAATGAGGGAATCCGCCGAGTTCTTTCCTCCCGCTACTCGCGGGCGTTGCAGCTATTCCGCGTCGGATAA
- the ftsY gene encoding signal recognition particle-docking protein FtsY, which translates to MSRILRRADDTPRRSLWQRVRDVAMTDVSFFTQAGVIQGSLEKLEEVLIEADFGVATSMRLVENVEQQAKRGTIKTQEEFLSALEEAVARSLGADGDDTSLQFASTKPTVILVVGVNGAGKTTFIGKLSALMAARGRTALVGAADTFRAGAIDQLRMWAERSGARFVGSKAGSDPASVAFNAIDAGVTYGSDVVIVDTAGRLHTSSNLMDELKKIHRVIGKRVPGAPHETLLVLDATIGQNAVAQARTFAAAIPITGLVMTKLDGTARGGIVLAVREELGVPVKFIGTGETIADIEPFNPVAFARELVEG; encoded by the coding sequence ATGTCCCGAATTCTTCGCCGGGCAGACGATACCCCGCGTCGCTCGCTGTGGCAGCGCGTAAGAGACGTTGCGATGACCGACGTCAGCTTCTTCACGCAGGCCGGTGTGATTCAGGGCTCGCTCGAGAAGCTGGAGGAGGTTCTCATCGAGGCCGATTTTGGAGTGGCGACCAGCATGCGTCTCGTCGAGAACGTCGAGCAGCAAGCGAAGCGGGGGACCATCAAAACCCAGGAGGAGTTCCTCTCCGCACTCGAGGAGGCCGTCGCGCGATCTCTCGGCGCCGACGGAGACGACACGTCGCTGCAGTTCGCGTCCACAAAGCCAACGGTCATTCTTGTTGTCGGAGTGAACGGTGCTGGCAAGACGACATTCATAGGAAAGCTGTCCGCGCTGATGGCAGCGCGGGGGCGAACTGCGCTGGTAGGCGCCGCGGATACGTTTCGCGCGGGAGCGATCGACCAGCTCCGAATGTGGGCCGAGCGCAGCGGCGCGCGGTTCGTCGGTAGCAAAGCCGGAAGCGACCCGGCGTCGGTTGCATTCAACGCCATCGACGCGGGGGTTACGTACGGCAGCGACGTGGTGATAGTCGACACCGCAGGCAGGCTCCACACCAGCTCGAATCTCATGGACGAGCTGAAGAAGATTCATCGCGTCATCGGCAAGCGTGTTCCCGGTGCGCCGCACGAGACGCTGCTCGTGCTCGACGCTACTATAGGACAGAACGCCGTAGCCCAGGCGCGCACCTTCGCGGCCGCGATTCCCATTACCGGGCTCGTGATGACCAAGCTCGACGGAACTGCCAGGGGAGGAATCGTTCTCGCCGTGCGCGAAGAGCTCGGCGTTCCGGTGAAGTTCATCGGCACCGGCGAGACGATCGCGGACATCGAGCCATTCAACCCTGTGGCGTTCGCGCGCGAGCTCGTAGAGGGTTAA
- a CDS encoding M23 family metallopeptidase, producing MTIRTARVITYSFVGLFTFFALRMTPPIASTSNDRPFTLFAPTQPVAASLPPAGVEVAPVVVLASTVAKIDTVTVSGVIHSNLSSALDRSPASGLSRSERAELAYSLADIFEYRVDMSRDLQYGDKFDVLVERLQQPNGAILVNKILGARLALSGNEVEAILFKGSGSNGEYFDATGKSLRAAFLRAPVSFRRISSIFGGRRHPVLGIWRRHKGTDYAAAMGTPVRSVGDGVVIFAGRKGGYGNVIDIRHRNGFVSRYGHLRGFARGVRGGSRVAIGSTIGYVGKSGLATGPHLHFEVLVGGVQRDPRVALKMQGGMPIASSERGLFNRMRSRTVASFEAPVGSTN from the coding sequence TTGACCATCCGCACAGCGCGGGTCATTACGTATTCATTCGTTGGGCTGTTCACGTTCTTCGCACTGCGGATGACGCCGCCCATCGCGTCGACGTCGAATGACAGACCGTTCACGCTATTTGCCCCCACGCAGCCCGTCGCAGCTTCGTTGCCGCCGGCCGGAGTCGAGGTCGCGCCCGTCGTCGTCCTCGCGTCGACTGTAGCGAAGATCGATACCGTCACCGTGAGTGGCGTGATTCACTCCAACCTGTCTTCCGCGCTCGACCGCTCACCGGCGTCCGGTCTATCCCGCTCAGAGCGCGCTGAGCTTGCATACTCGCTGGCCGACATCTTCGAGTATCGCGTTGACATGAGCAGGGACCTGCAGTACGGCGACAAGTTCGACGTTCTCGTCGAGCGGCTCCAGCAGCCGAACGGTGCAATTCTGGTGAACAAGATCCTCGGTGCACGCCTCGCGCTTTCCGGCAACGAGGTCGAGGCGATTCTGTTCAAGGGCTCGGGCTCGAATGGTGAGTACTTCGATGCAACGGGTAAGTCTCTTCGCGCTGCGTTTCTCCGCGCGCCGGTCTCGTTCCGCAGGATTTCCAGCATTTTCGGCGGGCGGCGCCATCCGGTGCTCGGCATCTGGCGGCGTCACAAGGGCACCGACTACGCAGCAGCCATGGGAACTCCCGTCAGATCGGTCGGCGACGGGGTCGTGATTTTTGCCGGCAGAAAGGGTGGATACGGAAACGTCATCGACATCCGACACCGCAACGGATTCGTGAGCCGGTACGGTCACCTCCGCGGATTTGCGCGCGGTGTGCGCGGAGGGTCGCGTGTGGCGATTGGAAGCACGATCGGCTACGTCGGCAAGAGCGGGCTCGCAACGGGTCCGCATCTTCATTTCGAGGTTCTCGTCGGCGGCGTTCAGCGCGATCCGCGTGTGGCGCTCAAAATGCAGGGTGGAATGCCCATTGCCTCATCCGAGCGTGGCTTGTTCAACCGCATGCGGTCGCGCACGGTGGCATCGTTCGAGGCGCCTGTCGGAAGCACGAACTAG
- the ftsZ gene encoding cell division protein FtsZ, with translation MNFEFEESTSQNARMKVVGIGGGGGNAVNRMIEERLSGVEFISINTDAQALLNSKSDVKIQIGKKLTRGLGAGARPEIGKQAVEENRDEVSRVLTNADLVFVTCGMGGGTGTGAAPTVCELARAAGALTVGIVTRPFLFEGRKRLRQAELGITEMRKHVDTMIVVPNERLLAVVGKGIPFHDALKKADEVLLHATQGISTLITVTGLVNVDFADVRTVMQEGGSALMGTGVGRGENRATDAAQQAIASPLLDNVSVSGATGVLVNITGGDDLTLGDVHQIVEIVKDAVGEDAEIIFGTVNEKAMQGECRVTVIATGFDKNPAPVTGFTPSATSTNTMPRGTPVIQLPIQRTTTRPVIQPRGTPPPDIPRKVTPMPSPPSLDKQDGQGQDLSDMEIPTFIRRQMD, from the coding sequence ATGAATTTCGAGTTCGAGGAGAGCACGTCTCAAAACGCTCGCATGAAGGTCGTCGGGATTGGCGGCGGCGGCGGCAATGCAGTCAACCGGATGATCGAGGAGCGCCTCTCCGGGGTGGAGTTCATATCGATAAATACCGACGCTCAGGCACTGCTCAACTCGAAGTCCGACGTGAAGATACAGATAGGTAAGAAGCTAACCCGTGGTCTTGGCGCAGGCGCTCGTCCCGAGATCGGCAAGCAGGCCGTGGAGGAGAACAGGGACGAGGTGTCCCGCGTGCTGACCAATGCGGACCTCGTATTCGTCACCTGCGGGATGGGTGGTGGAACCGGCACGGGCGCTGCGCCGACGGTATGCGAGCTGGCGCGCGCTGCGGGCGCCCTCACGGTTGGAATCGTCACTCGCCCTTTCCTCTTCGAAGGTCGAAAGCGTCTGCGCCAGGCCGAGCTCGGCATCACCGAGATGCGAAAGCACGTTGACACGATGATTGTCGTTCCGAACGAACGGCTGCTTGCCGTCGTCGGGAAGGGAATTCCATTCCATGACGCGCTGAAGAAGGCCGACGAAGTGTTGCTTCACGCAACGCAGGGCATTTCCACTTTGATCACGGTGACTGGACTCGTCAACGTCGATTTTGCCGATGTTCGCACCGTGATGCAGGAGGGCGGCTCGGCGCTTATGGGGACTGGTGTCGGACGCGGCGAGAATCGAGCGACGGATGCGGCGCAGCAGGCGATCGCGAGCCCGCTTCTCGACAACGTCTCCGTTTCCGGGGCAACGGGCGTCCTCGTCAACATCACGGGGGGCGACGATCTCACGCTTGGTGATGTGCACCAGATTGTCGAGATCGTGAAGGACGCCGTCGGCGAGGATGCCGAGATCATTTTCGGCACAGTCAACGAGAAGGCGATGCAGGGCGAGTGTCGAGTCACCGTCATCGCGACCGGCTTTGACAAGAACCCGGCACCGGTGACCGGCTTCACTCCATCGGCGACCTCGACAAACACCATGCCGCGCGGGACTCCGGTCATTCAGCTGCCCATTCAGCGCACTACCACCCGGCCGGTCATTCAGCCTCGCGGCACTCCGCCTCCCGATATTCCCCGCAAAGTGACCCCCATGCCCTCTCCGCCGTCATTGGATAAGCAGGACGGCCAAGGCCAGGATCTCAGCGACATGGAAATCCCGACCTTCATTCGGAGGCAGATGGATTGA
- the ftsA gene encoding cell division protein FtsA produces MIQERVIAGLDIGSAKTTVVIAEAVGESHRQPTLKVLGVGQARTTGLRRGIVSDIEETTRSIKKAVEDAERMAGTKIESIYAGIAGEHVRAMTSKGIVAVNGEEISKADVNRANEVARAQPVPQDRELLHAIPQEYTVDKNQGIRDPIGMVGTRLETEMYLVTIGSSPATNLRKSVERAGYSVKELVLEPLASALAVLTEDEKELGVALVEMGAGTTDVAIFHEGKIRHLATVNFGGSNVTNDIVQGIGLTQADAERVKERYGCAYEPMIDPDEMIELPSTVAQGQRHVAREVLAHIIHQRIDEIFYLVHQEIERAGYANRLSGGVVITGGAAAMEGVAALATDVFGTGVRIGQPAEHIGGLADSVDAPRFSTVVGLALYGANRVALAGASAAGKRRPLASPNVDRLAQRVKTWLQDFF; encoded by the coding sequence ATGATTCAGGAACGCGTCATCGCCGGGCTCGATATCGGCTCGGCAAAAACCACCGTCGTGATTGCCGAAGCTGTCGGTGAAAGTCACCGTCAGCCCACGCTCAAAGTTCTGGGCGTCGGTCAGGCACGAACGACCGGGTTGAGGCGCGGAATTGTATCGGACATCGAGGAAACCACGCGGTCGATCAAGAAAGCCGTCGAAGATGCAGAGCGGATGGCGGGCACGAAGATCGAGTCGATTTATGCGGGAATCGCCGGCGAGCATGTGCGCGCGATGACGAGCAAGGGAATCGTCGCCGTCAACGGCGAGGAGATATCGAAGGCAGACGTGAACCGCGCAAACGAAGTTGCTCGTGCGCAGCCGGTGCCCCAGGATCGCGAGCTGCTTCACGCGATCCCGCAGGAGTACACCGTCGACAAGAACCAGGGAATACGCGATCCCATCGGAATGGTGGGCACGCGCCTGGAGACGGAGATGTATCTCGTGACGATCGGCAGCTCGCCGGCGACGAATCTCCGCAAGTCAGTCGAGCGTGCGGGCTATTCCGTAAAGGAGCTCGTGCTCGAGCCACTCGCCAGTGCCCTCGCAGTTCTGACCGAGGATGAAAAGGAGCTCGGGGTTGCACTCGTTGAGATGGGAGCAGGGACAACCGACGTCGCGATCTTTCACGAGGGTAAGATCAGGCATCTGGCGACGGTGAACTTCGGTGGCAGCAATGTCACGAACGACATCGTGCAGGGGATTGGCCTGACGCAGGCAGATGCCGAGCGCGTGAAGGAGCGCTACGGCTGCGCATACGAGCCGATGATCGACCCCGACGAGATGATCGAGCTCCCGAGCACGGTCGCGCAGGGACAGCGCCATGTAGCCCGCGAAGTTCTTGCTCACATCATTCACCAACGCATAGACGAGATTTTCTACCTGGTTCATCAGGAGATCGAGCGGGCCGGATACGCCAACAGGCTGAGCGGTGGAGTGGTTATCACGGGCGGAGCAGCGGCAATGGAGGGTGTTGCCGCGCTGGCGACCGATGTTTTCGGGACTGGTGTGAGGATCGGCCAGCCTGCGGAGCACATTGGTGGCCTGGCCGATTCAGTTGACGCGCCCCGGTTTTCGACCGTCGTCGGACTGGCTCTTTACGGCGCCAACAGGGTTGCGCTGGCTGGTGCTTCAGCGGCGGGTAAGCGCCGACCGCTGGCCTCGCCCAACGTGGATCGCCTCGCCCAGCGCGTAAAGACCTGGCTTCAGGACTTTTTCTAG
- a CDS encoding FtsQ-type POTRA domain-containing protein, with the protein MSPAPLDLTEISKPRPRKRWRIAVVILLLVLLAPTPWLARRGASKLAFFRVSRVTVEGTRYLSADTVVARLAIDTVHSVWDDPAPLEDRVRALPQVADVSVSRKLPGTLVVKVRENPPVALVPGARGLEVVDSTGRSLPIDPAREALDLPISNQRDPGLIRMLGDVRARHSVLYRRISEVYRDASDDVVILLTSNAPESPPVLQPSRPSTPGDSTVINSDTATSVAVSGPRMLRVRARLGVSATRLTDIFPVELDLRRRGSRVAELDLRYRDQVIARLQ; encoded by the coding sequence GTGAGTCCGGCGCCGCTGGATCTCACCGAGATCAGCAAGCCTCGCCCGCGAAAAAGGTGGAGAATCGCGGTAGTGATACTGCTGCTGGTGCTGCTCGCGCCGACTCCCTGGCTCGCGCGTCGCGGCGCTTCGAAGCTTGCCTTTTTCCGCGTCAGCCGGGTGACAGTGGAGGGCACGCGGTACCTCTCGGCTGACACGGTGGTCGCGCGGCTCGCGATAGACACCGTGCATTCCGTGTGGGACGATCCGGCGCCCCTCGAGGACCGCGTTCGCGCGTTGCCCCAGGTCGCTGATGTCTCCGTCTCGAGAAAGCTGCCTGGAACCCTTGTGGTGAAAGTGAGGGAGAATCCGCCGGTGGCACTCGTGCCGGGAGCGCGCGGGCTCGAGGTGGTGGATTCAACAGGGCGCTCACTTCCGATCGACCCGGCCCGTGAAGCGCTCGACTTGCCCATCTCCAATCAGCGCGATCCGGGCCTGATCCGCATGCTCGGCGATGTTCGGGCGCGCCATTCCGTCCTCTATCGCCGCATCAGCGAAGTGTACCGTGATGCATCGGACGACGTCGTCATTCTTCTCACGTCGAACGCTCCGGAATCGCCGCCGGTGCTGCAACCTTCGCGGCCGTCCACGCCAGGCGATTCCACTGTCATCAACAGCGACACCGCAACGTCAGTCGCAGTGAGCGGTCCGCGGATGCTCCGGGTTCGCGCGCGGCTGGGGGTGTCCGCAACCCGCTTGACCGATATCTTTCCCGTGGAATTAGACCTGCGACGGCGCGGTTCCCGTGTCGCCGAGCTAGATCTTCGTTACCGCGATCAGGTTATCGCAAGGCTGCAATGA
- the murC gene encoding UDP-N-acetylmuramate--L-alanine ligase, with protein MKDPLPARTGPIHFVGIAGAGMSALAELFVKRGYPVTGCDATLATADDLRGLGIELFEGHDPAHVTGASEVVVTSAVRRDHPELERAKELGIPVTRRAEALGRAVSGGQLVAVAGTHGKTTTTVMTTEALRSAGLDPTGLAGGRVGAWNGNLISGSDRLFVVEADEYDRSFHALSPTIAVVTNVEEDHLDIYPGGLGEIRDAFARFARGANVIVLCADDPGATTLPVPSSAEIIRYGIESSDARLVGSNVESRNGGSAFSVRYDDEELGAVALRVPGMHNIRNALAAIASGIALGTTLEAMRAGLEAFTGVERRFQILGDFAGVTLVDDYAHHPTEIEATLQAARAAFPERRIIVAFQPHLYSRTRDFHREFANALGLADVVYLCDLYPAREQPIAGVTAGLISESMLTNGRGPDWEGPRSELADAIATHAREGDVVLTVGAGDITRTGAELRQRLGKK; from the coding sequence GTGAAAGACCCGTTGCCGGCCAGGACAGGCCCGATTCATTTCGTCGGCATCGCCGGCGCAGGAATGAGCGCGCTGGCTGAGCTGTTCGTGAAGCGCGGTTATCCCGTTACGGGGTGCGACGCGACCCTCGCAACAGCGGACGATCTGAGAGGCCTTGGTATCGAGCTCTTCGAAGGGCACGATCCGGCTCATGTCACTGGCGCCTCCGAGGTCGTCGTCACGTCCGCGGTGCGGCGTGATCACCCTGAGCTCGAGCGCGCGAAAGAGCTGGGCATACCCGTTACCCGCCGCGCGGAGGCTCTTGGACGCGCGGTATCGGGCGGGCAGCTCGTCGCGGTCGCCGGCACTCACGGAAAGACGACGACCACAGTGATGACCACTGAAGCGCTTCGCTCTGCCGGACTGGATCCAACGGGTCTCGCCGGCGGAAGAGTCGGAGCGTGGAACGGAAATCTCATCTCCGGCTCGGACAGGCTGTTCGTCGTCGAAGCTGATGAGTACGACCGCTCCTTTCACGCCTTGTCGCCGACGATCGCCGTGGTCACGAACGTCGAGGAGGATCACCTCGATATCTATCCCGGTGGACTAGGCGAGATCCGCGACGCATTCGCCCGGTTCGCGCGGGGAGCAAACGTCATTGTTCTGTGCGCTGACGACCCTGGAGCGACAACGCTCCCAGTTCCCAGCAGCGCCGAAATCATTCGCTACGGCATCGAGTCATCGGACGCGCGACTGGTTGGATCGAATGTCGAATCGCGAAACGGCGGGTCGGCGTTCAGCGTCCGCTATGACGACGAGGAGCTCGGCGCGGTTGCGCTGCGCGTGCCGGGAATGCACAACATTCGCAACGCTCTCGCGGCGATTGCGTCGGGAATTGCGCTTGGCACCACGCTCGAAGCGATGCGTGCGGGCCTCGAGGCCTTCACCGGTGTTGAGCGTCGGTTCCAGATTCTGGGCGACTTCGCCGGCGTCACACTGGTCGACGACTACGCGCATCACCCGACGGAGATCGAAGCCACGCTGCAGGCGGCTCGTGCGGCATTCCCCGAGCGCAGAATAATCGTTGCGTTCCAGCCCCATCTCTATTCACGGACGCGCGATTTCCACCGCGAATTCGCAAACGCCCTCGGTCTGGCCGACGTCGTCTACCTTTGCGATCTCTATCCGGCGCGCGAGCAGCCCATCGCCGGCGTCACCGCCGGGCTGATCTCCGAATCGATGCTGACGAACGGCCGCGGCCCGGACTGGGAAGGACCGCGCTCCGAGCTTGCCGACGCGATTGCCACGCACGCGCGCGAAGGAGACGTCGTTCTCACCGTCGGCGCGGGTGACATCACGCGAACGGGTGCAGAGCTCCGCCAGCGCCTCGGCAAAAAGTGA